Genomic segment of Verrucomicrobium sp.:
CCGGCCGACATCTCGTTCTGGTCGGAAAGGGGCTTTTCCAGGGCCAGCTTCAGGGCGTTGAGGTTGAAGTTGCTGCCCGGCTTGCCGTCGGCAGGGAGGCGGGAGGGGACGGCGCTGGAATTGCCCTGGAAGCCGTAGGTGTAGCTGGCGTCGACGTAGCCGGAGAGGACGATGCCCGGCTTGGACGTGTTCAGATAGATGCCCTGGTCCTGGATGAGCTTCTGCATCTCCTCCTGGCTCATGGAAGAGGAGGCGGCGGCGGGCGCGTTCGTCTCATCCTGGGCCGCCGCCGTGAACGGGGCGACCAGGGCGAGGAAAGCGGCGGCGCGGACGAGGAAGGCTTTCATGGCTTTGGGGGCGGGAAAGGGTGGCGTACCTTCCCGGGGAGTCAACTTTTTCCTGCCGGTTGCGGCCTTCCTCCTTTTGTTCGTATAGTGAACAGGCATGAATCCCGAACAGGAGCGCCTGGACGCCGCCTACCGGAAGGAGAACCCGGAGCCCTGGCTCCGCTGGGGCCCTTACCTAAGCGAGCGGGCCTGGGGAACCGTCCGGGAGGACTACAGCCCCACCGGGGAGGCCTGGGACTATTTCCCCCACGACCACGCCCGCTCCCGGGCCTATCGCTGGAATGAGGACGGCCTCCTGGGCATTTCCGACGACCGGCAGATCCTCTGCCTGGCCTACGCCTTCTGGAACGGCCGGGACCCCTACCTGAAGGAACGGCTCTTCGGCGTCAGCGGGCCGGAGGGGAACCACGGGGAGGACGTGAAGGAGGCCTACTTTTACCAGGACAACACCCCGGCCCACACCTCCCTCTCCGCCCGCTACCTCTATCCCCAAAAGGCCTTCCCCTACGAGGACCTGGTAAAGACCTCCCAAAAACGCACCCGGGAGGAGCCGGAATACGAGATCTGGGAAACCGGCGCCTTCGCCGAAAACCGCTACTTCGAGATCGACGTGGCCTATGCCAAGGAGGGGCCGACCGACCTCCACGTGGAAGTCCGCGTCACCAACCGGGGACCGGAATCGGCCCCCTTCCACTTCCTGCCGACCTTCTGGTTCCGCAACACCTGGAGCTGGGCGAAGGACCGGGAAAAGCCGGTCCTGCGGGCGGGCGCGGGCAACTTCCTGGAGGCCCTGCCCACGGCGCAAAACCGCTTCGCCCCGTACCGGCTTTATTTCGAGCAAGGCGGAGAGGCCCTCTTCGTGGAGAACGAGACGAACACCGCCCGCCTCTACCAGGACGGCAAGACCGGCTTCTTCAAGGACGGCGTCCACGAGTGGCTGGTCGGCGGCAGGAAGGATGCCGTCAACCCGCAGCGGACCGGCACGAAGGCCGCCGTCCACTTCTTCGCCGACATTCCCGCCGGGGAGAGCCGCCTGTGGCGCCTCCGCCTGCGGGAGGAGAAGCCGGAGGAAACGCCCCTGGCCGATCCCTTCTCCCCGGCGGAGGCCGCCTTTGCCCGCCGCCGGGAGGAGGCCGACCGCTTCTACGGCGAGATCCAAAGCGACCACCTTTCGGAGGCCGAACGCCACATCCACCGCCGCGCCCTTTCCGGGCTGCTGTGGAACAAGCAGTATTACCACTTCGTCGTCCACCAGTGGCTGGAAGGAGACGCCACCCAGCCCAGCCCGCCCTACGAGCGCAAATACGGCCGCAACGCCGACTGGCACCACCTTTACAACAGCGACGTCCTCTCCATGCCGGACAAGTGGGAGTATCCCTGGTACGCCTCCTGGGACCTGGCCTTCCACTGCATCCCGCTGGCGCTGGTCGACTCCGAGTTCGCCAAGGGGCAGATCGACCTCCTCCTGCGGGAGTGGTACCAGCATCCCAACGGGCAGCTCCCCGCGTACGAGTGGAACTTCGGCGACGTGAACCCGCCCGTCATCGCCTGGGCGGCCTGGCGCGTCTACAAGATCGAGGCCAAGCGCCGGGGCGGCCGGGCGGACCGCGCCTTCCTGGAGACGGTCTTCCACAAGCTGCTCCTGAACTTCAACTGGTGGGTGAACCGGAAGGACTCCGAGGGGCGCAACATCTTCCAGGGCGGCTTCCTGGGCCTGGACAACATCGGCGTCTTCGACCGCTCCAAGCCGCTGCCCGGCGGCGGCACGCTGGAGCAGAGCGACGGCACCTCCTGGATGGGCCTCTTCGCCATGAACATGACGAAGATCGCCATCGAGCTGGCGCGGGAAAACCCCGTCTACCAGAACATCGCCACCAAGTTCTTCGAGCACTTCCTGGGCATCGCCGAGGCGCTCAACCGCCTCAGCGGCCAGGGGCGCGGCCTGTGGGACGAGGCTGACCAGTTCTTCTACGACGTCCTTTCCATGCCGGACGGCCGCGCGCAGACGCTGCGCGTCCGCTCCCTCGTCGGCCTGATTCCCCTGCTGGCGGTGGAGACGGTGGAGGAGGAGCGGCTGGAGGAGTTCCCGGAATTCCACCGCCGGATGGACTGGTACCTGACCCACCGTCCCGACCTGACCGGCCTCATCTCCCACTGGCAGGAGCCGGGGCAGAAGTCGCGCCGCCTCGTTGCCCTGGTCCGCGGCCACCGGATGAAGCGGCTCCTGGCCCGCATGCTCGATCCCAACGAATTCCTGAGCGACTACGGCATCCGTTCCCTTTCCAAGGACCATGAGGCGAACCCCTACGTCTTCCGCCAGGACGGCACGGAGGCCTGCATCAGCTACGAGCCGGGGGAGTCGACGAGCAACCTCTTCGGCGGCAACTCCAACTGGCGCGGGCCGATCTGGTTCCCGCTCAACTACCTCCTCATCGAGTCGCTGCAAAAGTTCCACCACTACTACGGGGACGATTTCAAGGTGGAGTGCCCGACCGGCTCCGGCCAATACATGACCCTCAAGTGCGTGGCCGACGAGCTCTCCAAACGCCTCATGCGCCTCTTTGAGCCACAGGAAGACGGCGGCGCGGCCTGGATGGGCCAGGGCACGGCGCGGGAGTTCTGGAAAGGGCGGAAGGAAGTCCTCTTCTTCGAATACTTCCACGGGGACACCGGCGCGGGGCTGGGCGCCAACCACCAGACGGGCTGGACCGCCCTGGTCGCCAAGCTGCTGGAGCAGCAGGCGGAACGCCGCGCGGCGGCGGATAAAAAAGGCTAGCCGAGGCCTAGGCCTAGCAGCAGCGGGCGGCCATCAGCAGCGCCTCGGCGACGCGGCGGGCGCCTTCGCCCGCGGGCCGCCGGGTGGAACCGGAGAGGTCCAGGCCGAAGGAGGCCAGGGAGGCCTTCAAGTGGTCATGGCGGGCCTGGACGGACGCCGGGGAGGAGGTGAAGAGGCCGCGCGGATCGGCGCTGCGGCGGATGGCTTCCAGATTTTCCCGGGCCTTGGCCGCGATGGGCTCCCGCAGCGCCTGGGGCGTCTGCTTCCAGACGAGCCGGCCGATCTCCGCGTAATCGGCGCGGGAGGCCTTCGCCAGCATGGAGCGGGAGACGAGGCCGTCGGCTGCGTTCCGCAGGGTGTTGTAAAAGGCGGTGGCCTGGCGCTCGGCGTCGCCGGAGGCGTGGACTTTCTTGGCGTCCAGGATGCGGGGGGCCACGTCGGCCAGGCGGCTGGCGCTAAAGTGACAGTATTGGCTCAGATCGACGCTCTTTAAGGACGGACGGCTCATGGGTACGGAGTAATTCGGCTATTTTTCCCGCGCCGCTTAAAAAATTACTGCGCGCCGCCGAGCCGCAGGGCGACGACGCCGACGATGATGGCCAGGAGGCCGCCGATCTTCACCGGCGTCATCGTTTCCTTGAAGAAATAGTAGCCGATCAGGGAGAGGAGGGCGACGCCGACGCCGCTCCAGATGGCGTAGGCGGTGCTGACCTCCATCCGCTTCACCGTGAAGGTGAGGAAGACGAAGCAGCCGATGTAGCAAACCATCATGGAGGCGACCCACTTGCCGTGCTTGAAGCCGTCGGAAAGCTTCATGGAGGTGGTGCCGCCGATCTCAAAGACGATGGCCAAAGCCAGAAAGAGCCACTTCATAAATTAACGTTGGTTGGCGCGGATGATGAGGACGAAGCCGACGATCTCGAAGACGATGTTCGGCATCCAAATGATGATCTCCGGCAGGAAGTGGGTGCGGGTCTTGAGCGCCTCCGCGACGACGATGACCAGGTAGTAGGTGGTGACGATGCCCAGGGAGAGGGCCAGGCCCACGGAGGTTTCCCGCCGCTGGGCCTGGATGGCCAGCGGGATGCCGACGAGGACGAAGGTGAAGGAGGCCATGGAAAGGGCCAGGCGCTTCTGCAGCTCGGTGAGGAGCGGCGTCATGTTCGGCGTGCGGATGATCTGGAGGGGGTCGAAGATGAGGCGGCCGATCTCCCCCAGGGTCAGGACGCCCACGCTCTTGTGCTCCCGCAGGCGGGCGATGATGGGGGTGAGGGAGATCTGCAGCGGCAGCTGCCGCGCGCGCGTGCCGGAGGAGATGCGGTGGA
This window contains:
- a CDS encoding multidrug efflux SMR transporter, producing MKWLFLALAIVFEIGGTTSMKLSDGFKHGKWVASMMVCYIGCFVFLTFTVKRMEVSTAYAIWSGVGVALLSLIGYYFFKETMTPVKIGGLLAIIVGVVALRLGGAQ
- a CDS encoding glucosidase, producing the protein MNPEQERLDAAYRKENPEPWLRWGPYLSERAWGTVREDYSPTGEAWDYFPHDHARSRAYRWNEDGLLGISDDRQILCLAYAFWNGRDPYLKERLFGVSGPEGNHGEDVKEAYFYQDNTPAHTSLSARYLYPQKAFPYEDLVKTSQKRTREEPEYEIWETGAFAENRYFEIDVAYAKEGPTDLHVEVRVTNRGPESAPFHFLPTFWFRNTWSWAKDREKPVLRAGAGNFLEALPTAQNRFAPYRLYFEQGGEALFVENETNTARLYQDGKTGFFKDGVHEWLVGGRKDAVNPQRTGTKAAVHFFADIPAGESRLWRLRLREEKPEETPLADPFSPAEAAFARRREEADRFYGEIQSDHLSEAERHIHRRALSGLLWNKQYYHFVVHQWLEGDATQPSPPYERKYGRNADWHHLYNSDVLSMPDKWEYPWYASWDLAFHCIPLALVDSEFAKGQIDLLLREWYQHPNGQLPAYEWNFGDVNPPVIAWAAWRVYKIEAKRRGGRADRAFLETVFHKLLLNFNWWVNRKDSEGRNIFQGGFLGLDNIGVFDRSKPLPGGGTLEQSDGTSWMGLFAMNMTKIAIELARENPVYQNIATKFFEHFLGIAEALNRLSGQGRGLWDEADQFFYDVLSMPDGRAQTLRVRSLVGLIPLLAVETVEEERLEEFPEFHRRMDWYLTHRPDLTGLISHWQEPGQKSRRLVALVRGHRMKRLLARMLDPNEFLSDYGIRSLSKDHEANPYVFRQDGTEACISYEPGESTSNLFGGNSNWRGPIWFPLNYLLIESLQKFHHYYGDDFKVECPTGSGQYMTLKCVADELSKRLMRLFEPQEDGGAAWMGQGTAREFWKGRKEVLFFEYFHGDTGAGLGANHQTGWTALVAKLLEQQAERRAAADKKG